In the Hordeum vulgare subsp. vulgare chromosome 7H, MorexV3_pseudomolecules_assembly, whole genome shotgun sequence genome, one interval contains:
- the LOC123407066 gene encoding proline-rich receptor-like protein kinase PERK3 produces MAPLVVQHRPFICSSRRVVTPPIDYNEQAIIENLTESNQRSMWASRRIGEDEKVYLVHVQGTAGIGLPTTLVVKKFQNVNRCRSEMLLLATVRHENIINVLHVIERDEVSMLVYKYEVNGSLAYWLHRREGAGRPLSWPERRGIAIGVAKGLRHLHQGCNSQFVHHNINPSNILLDLDFNAKIASFGAAQVNMAGQGQPLRIPQFPIGNFGYAAPEYGIAPSQLTEKVDVYSFGVVLLELVTGRAANGAGPGGQLAMWARNNCNDLMANHLKRFKTEVDMEIPDQARYMKEMAAVFSLGVDCTVWDPQQRPSMRRALKRLRRSRRYSLWA; encoded by the exons ATGGCCCCGCTGGTCGTTCAACACCGCCCGTTCATCTGCAGCAGCCGTCGTGTGGTGACACCGCCTATTGACTACAACGAACAAGCCATAATCGAGAACCTTACAGAAAGTAATCAGAGAAGCATGTGGGCTAGTAGAAGGATAGGAGAGGACGAAAAAGTGTACCTAGTTCACGTCCAGGGCACTGCTGGCATCGGTCTCCCGACTACGCTGGTCGTTAAGAAGTTCCAGAACGTGAACCGCTGTAGGTCAGAGATGCTCCTGCTAGCCACCGtccgccatgaaaacatcatcaaTGTCCTACATGTCATCGAGAGGGATGAAGTTAGCATGCTCGTCTACAAGTACGAGGTGAATGGCAGCCTTGCCTACTGGCTGCATCGACGGGAGGGGGCCGGTCGGCCACTAAGCTGGCCAGAGAGAAGGGGGATCGCCATCGGCGTGGCCAAAGGGCTTCGCCACTTGCACCAGGGATGCAACAGCCAGTTTGTCCACCACAACATCAACCCTAGCAACATCTTGCTTGATCTGGATTTCAATGCCAAGATTGCAAGTTTTGGTGCTGCGCAGGTGAACATGGCTGGGCAAGGCCAACCATTGCGGATCCCGCAGTTTCCAATTGGTAACTTTGGGTACGCAGctccag AATATGGCATCGCACCGAGCCAACTGACGGAGAAGGTAGACGTTTACAGCTTCGGTGTGGTGCTGCTGGAGCTCGTCACTGGGCGAGCAGCCAATGGAGCTGGACCTGGTGGTCAGTTGGCGATGTGGGCACGGAACAACTGCAATGATCTGATGGCAAACCATCTGAAAAGATTCAAGACTGAAGTGGACATGGAAATCCCAGATCAAGCACGATACATGAAGGAAATGGCGGCTGTCTTCAGTCTGGGAGTGGATTGCACCGTTTGGGATCCGCAGCAAAGGCCATCCATGCGGAGGGCACTCAAACGACTCCGCCGCAGCCGTCGGTATAGCCTGTGGGCTTAA